From a single Bacteroidota bacterium genomic region:
- a CDS encoding aminotransferase class IV: MSITGNTDCIGDYFLYNQQAYPVNDFQQDFLTSGKSLYEVIRIIQRKPLFLEEHLDRLQRSAELSQLDILPPKNAIVQSMKTLCDINSLVNGNMKLVFRTLNGNNDYIFFYDCHKYPQAEEYAKGVPVGIHYAERPDPNVKLVNMALRKASRQHMQEGGYYEVILVNRNEDITEGSRSNIFFISGKEVFTPPLSEVLPGITRQKIIDICEKRHIPLHEQTIPLSSISSFESAFITATSPKVLPLRSIGNTIFSVNNPITNTISQDYNKLIEMDLQDFHAWD; encoded by the coding sequence ATGTCAATAACAGGAAACACTGATTGCATAGGCGATTACTTTTTGTATAACCAGCAAGCTTATCCGGTTAATGACTTCCAACAGGATTTTCTTACCTCCGGAAAATCACTTTATGAAGTAATACGCATTATTCAACGCAAACCGTTGTTCCTGGAAGAACACCTCGACAGACTTCAACGTTCGGCAGAATTATCTCAATTGGATATCCTACCCCCTAAGAATGCTATTGTTCAGTCGATGAAAACCCTTTGTGATATTAATTCCCTGGTTAATGGGAATATGAAGCTTGTTTTCAGGACTTTGAATGGTAATAATGATTATATTTTTTTCTATGATTGCCATAAATACCCTCAAGCAGAAGAATATGCAAAGGGCGTTCCGGTAGGGATACATTACGCCGAACGCCCTGACCCCAATGTCAAACTGGTAAATATGGCCCTGCGCAAAGCCTCGAGACAACATATGCAGGAAGGTGGGTACTATGAAGTCATCCTGGTAAACCGGAATGAAGATATCACAGAAGGTAGCCGTTCCAATATTTTCTTTATTTCAGGAAAAGAGGTATTTACCCCTCCCCTTTCCGAAGTGCTCCCCGGTATAACACGGCAAAAGATCATTGATATTTGCGAAAAGCGCCATATCCCTCTTCATGAACAGACTATTCCTCTCTCATCCATAAGCTCCTTCGAATCAGCTTTTATTACAGCAACCTCTCCCAAGGTTCTGCCTCTTCGAAGTATCGGCAATACGATATTTTCTGTGAATAATCCCATCACCAATACGATCAGCCAGGATTACAACAAACTCATTGAGATGGATTTACAAGACTTCCATGCCTGGGATTAA
- a CDS encoding protease inhibitor I42 family protein, which produces MKKTLLFALIMMVVAGISSCMGPLTESDNGRTIELSELTPFDVVLKGFPDSPLVWKAISYDSTVIKFLGPARIMEFNENGKPIKSFQFEFQTISSGETILQMALLPPDDMEAIPAKTFEIRVISGTMGRIEAQ; this is translated from the coding sequence ATGAAAAAGACTTTACTTTTTGCCCTGATTATGATGGTAGTAGCAGGAATATCTTCCTGCATGGGTCCTTTAACGGAAAGCGATAATGGCCGGACCATCGAGCTCAGCGAGTTAACTCCTTTTGATGTTGTTTTGAAAGGGTTTCCTGACAGCCCCTTGGTTTGGAAGGCTATCTCCTACGACAGCACGGTCATCAAATTCCTGGGACCTGCACGCATCATGGAATTTAATGAAAATGGTAAGCCTATTAAATCTTTCCAGTTTGAATTTCAGACCATTTCTTCCGGAGAAACCATACTTCAAATGGCTTTATTACCTCCTGATGACATGGAAGCCATTCCTGCAAAAACATTTGAGATAAGAGTTATTTCGGGTACGATGGGGAGGATAGAAGCCCAATAG